The nucleotide window CAAAGCCCTCGCATCGACAGGCATCGAGGCCTCCCAGATCGGCCTGCTGATCAACACCTCGGTATCCCGCACCAATCTCGAGCCATCCGTCGCTGTGAAGATTCACAACGGTCTGGGGCTGCCGTCCTCCGCCATGAATTTTGACGTCGCCAACGCGTGCCTGGGTTTCGTCAACGGGATGACCCTGGCGGCGAACATGATCGAGGCCGGCCAGATCCAGTACGCCATGGTGGTCAACGGAGAAGATGCCCAGGCCACCCAGGAGGCCACCCTCCGGCGGTTGAATGAACCAGCGGCCACACGGGAAAGTTTCATGCAGGAGTTCGCAACGCTGACCCTCGGTTCCGGCGCGGCTGCCGCAATCCTGGGCCCGGCGGATCTGCACCCCGGATCCCACCGCGTCCTCGGCGGAGTAGCGCGCGCCGGCACTGAGCATCATGAACTGTGCGTCGGCGGTATCGACGGCATGTACACGGACGCGCAGGGGCTGCTCGACGGCGGCCTGGAGCTTGTGGTCGACGCGTGGACAGAGGCTCAACAGGACTGGAACTGGTCGAATATGGACCGCTACGTGACCCACCAGGTGAGTACCACCCATACCAAGGCGATCATCGAGGCCGTCAATCTCCATCCGGCCAGGGTCCCCCAGACGTTCCCCCTCTGGGGCAACGTCGGGCCGGCGTCGCTGCCCATGACTCTTGCCGCGGAAGCCCAGACGCTGACCACCGGCGACCGCGTGCTGTGCATGGGTGTCGGCTCCGGCCTCAACACCGCGATGCTGGAGATTGAGTGGTAGAACTTCCCGGCGTCGACCCATCGTGGTCGGCCTACCTCGACGTGCCATCGACCGCCGATATTGATCCGGCCGGAACGGTCAACCGGTGGCACTACCTGGACAATCTGCCCTCTCTTACCGGCGATATCCGGGGCACGCTGCTGTGCGTCCACGGCAATCCCACCTGGTCCTATCTGTGGCGCACCCTGCTGGCGGCGGGCGCCGAGCATGGTTGGCGGGTGATCGCCGTTGATCAGCTCGAGATGGGCTATTCCGAGCGGACCGGCCGCAAACGCCGCCTCGCCGACCGGGTACGCGACCTCAAGGATTTCGTCTCCGCGGTAGGACTCACTGGACCGCTCGTGACGGTCGGACACGACTGGGGCGGCGTCGTCAGCCTCGGTTTCGCCGACCGCAACCGCACGAACCTCACCGCTGTGGTCCTGACCAACACGGCGATCCACCAGGACCCGGGCTCCCCCATTCCTGCACCGCTGCGCCTCGCGCTGAGTAGCGCTGTGCACCGGGTGGGAACGTCCACAACAACCGCCTTCCTCGACACAACGCTTGCACTGGCCCGCCCGCGCCTCACCCGCGATGTACGGGCCGCTTACCGCTTGCCCTACCGGACAGCCGCCCGGCGCCGTGGCATCGAGCAGTTCGTCGCTGACATCCCCGTCGGTCCCGGACATCCAAGCCACGCCGAGCTGACCCGGATTGCCGGCTCCATCCGCACTCTCGACGTACCCGTGTTTCTGCTGTGGGGGCCGGCGGATCCGATCTTCTCGGACACCTATCTCGATGACCTCGCTCAACGCCTTCCGCACGCTGACATACACCGCTTCGAGGGCGCAAGCCATCTGGTCGCTGAAGACCGTGACATCGCCTCGCCAATCTTCGATTGGCTTGATCTGCGCACCACGAACGACGACGACGGCGGTGCCGCCCGCATCTCCGCCGTAACCTTCACACCGCTC belongs to Arthrobacter tumbae and includes:
- a CDS encoding 3-oxoacyl-ACP synthase III, with amino-acid sequence MTGNFNFRHHNTALLGVESVEAPVIVTSAEFDRILAPALKRLRLSKGLLQRVAGITERRWWAPGTGFEDGAIEAGAKALASTGIEASQIGLLINTSVSRTNLEPSVAVKIHNGLGLPSSAMNFDVANACLGFVNGMTLAANMIEAGQIQYAMVVNGEDAQATQEATLRRLNEPAATRESFMQEFATLTLGSGAAAAILGPADLHPGSHRVLGGVARAGTEHHELCVGGIDGMYTDAQGLLDGGLELVVDAWTEAQQDWNWSNMDRYVTHQVSTTHTKAIIEAVNLHPARVPQTFPLWGNVGPASLPMTLAAEAQTLTTGDRVLCMGVGSGLNTAMLEIEW